One genomic segment of Natrialbaceae archaeon AArc-T1-2 includes these proteins:
- a CDS encoding DUF7344 domain-containing protein gives MTDETLTQAKLFDVFSNARRRQTVRYLKRNRGSCDLAPLVEQVAAWENDVAPEDVTRTQRRRVYISLYQTHLPMLEDHGIVNWDVDSHTIELLPDPALFEPYLDRNVGTQRDWHTLYASITVGGVFVFTLAALSVGPLSAATAPLVAVAISIAILVVAAVHHTARRPDAALPLPVPFR, from the coding sequence ATGACCGACGAGACACTCACACAGGCGAAGCTGTTCGACGTGTTCAGCAACGCCCGACGTCGACAAACGGTCCGGTACCTGAAACGGAATCGCGGCTCCTGTGATCTCGCCCCGCTCGTCGAGCAGGTCGCAGCCTGGGAGAACGACGTCGCTCCCGAGGACGTGACCCGAACCCAACGTCGGCGCGTCTACATCTCGCTGTACCAGACGCACCTCCCCATGCTCGAAGACCACGGTATCGTCAACTGGGACGTCGACAGCCACACGATCGAGCTGCTCCCGGATCCGGCACTGTTCGAGCCGTACCTCGATCGCAACGTCGGCACCCAGCGCGACTGGCACACCCTGTACGCGTCGATCACGGTCGGCGGAGTGTTCGTGTTCACGCTGGCGGCGCTTTCGGTTGGCCCGCTGTCGGCGGCCACCGCGCCGCTGGTCGCGGTTGCGATCAGCATCGCCATCCTCGTCGTCGCGGCCGTCCACCACACGGCCCGTCGGCCCGACGCCGCCCTTCCGCTTCCCGTTCCGTTCCGATAG
- a CDS encoding N-acetyltransferase: MDNVVSGDGCTIDDGATVGYGDFEEPTRIGDDATIRGGTIVYGDVTIGDDFSTGHDALVREETAIGDDVLVGTKTVIDGRTTIGDHVSLQTNVYVPSETTIGNNVFLGPGAVLTNDEYPIRTEGDLVGPTIEDGASIAANATVLPGVTVGENAFVAAGAVVVEDVPPETLAMGTPARTRSLPDPLEGPNQLA; this comes from the coding sequence ATGGATAACGTCGTCAGCGGCGACGGCTGTACGATCGACGACGGGGCAACGGTCGGCTACGGCGACTTCGAGGAGCCGACGCGGATCGGCGACGACGCGACGATCAGAGGCGGAACGATCGTCTACGGCGACGTGACGATCGGTGACGATTTTTCGACCGGTCACGACGCGCTCGTCCGCGAGGAGACGGCGATCGGCGACGACGTCCTCGTCGGCACGAAAACCGTCATCGACGGCCGGACGACGATCGGCGATCACGTCAGCCTCCAGACGAACGTCTACGTTCCCTCCGAGACGACGATCGGAAACAACGTCTTTCTCGGCCCCGGGGCCGTACTCACGAACGACGAGTATCCGATTCGGACCGAGGGAGACCTCGTCGGCCCGACGATCGAAGACGGCGCGTCGATTGCTGCGAATGCAACGGTTCTGCCGGGGGTTACCGTCGGCGAGAACGCCTTCGTCGCCGCCGGCGCGGTCGTCGTCGAGGACGTCCCGCCCGAGACGCTCGCGATGGGAACGCCCGCCCGCACCCGATCGCTTCCGGACCCCCTCGAGGGGCCGAACCAGCTCGCGTGA